Proteins found in one Deinococcus aerophilus genomic segment:
- the ruvC gene encoding crossover junction endodeoxyribonuclease RuvC, producing MIVLGIDPGLANLGLGLVDGDVRKARHLHHVCLTTESAWVMPRRLAYIHAEVSRLIEVYQPEAVAIEDQILRRQADVAFKVGQAFGVVQLACAQAGIPVHTYGPMQVKQSLVGTGRADKEQVIYMVKASLGVRELFNNHAADALALALTHLAHQPMQAAARLARA from the coding sequence ATGATCGTGCTTGGCATTGACCCCGGACTGGCGAACCTGGGGCTGGGACTGGTGGACGGAGATGTCCGGAAGGCCCGGCATTTGCACCATGTCTGCCTGACCACCGAGAGCGCCTGGGTGATGCCGCGCCGGCTGGCCTACATCCACGCGGAGGTCAGCCGCCTGATCGAGGTCTACCAGCCGGAGGCGGTCGCCATCGAGGACCAGATTCTGCGCCGGCAGGCCGACGTGGCCTTCAAGGTCGGGCAGGCGTTTGGCGTCGTGCAGCTGGCGTGTGCCCAGGCGGGGATTCCGGTGCACACCTACGGTCCCATGCAGGTGAAGCAGTCGCTGGTGGGCACCGGACGCGCCGACAAGGAGCAGGTGATCTACATGGTCAAGGCGTCGCTGGGGGTCCGGGAGCTGTTCAACAACCACGCGGCGGACGCCCTGGCCCTGGCCCTGACCCATCTGGCACACCAGCCCATGCAGGCGGCCGCACGGCTGGCCCGCGCCTGA
- a CDS encoding DdrH: MTNPYAEWFEQLRAEYSEQLGAMPLPDGLPEHLRQLIHERDEDAIQFMIKLAWQFGAQVGYAAGSRQDGEQVAVVRPPRVQA, translated from the coding sequence ATGACGAACCCCTATGCCGAGTGGTTCGAGCAGCTCCGCGCCGAATACAGTGAGCAGCTCGGGGCCATGCCTCTGCCCGACGGTCTTCCTGAGCATCTGCGCCAGCTGATTCACGAGCGCGACGAGGACGCCATCCAGTTCATGATCAAGCTGGCTTGGCAGTTTGGGGCACAGGTCGGGTACGCCGCAGGCAGCCGCCAGGATGGCGAGCAGGTCGCGGTGGTCCGGCCCCCGCGCGTTCAGGCCTGA
- a CDS encoding HesB/IscA family protein: MTATSFPESHGNVPEKPVTISEFGAQKALGILSQSGKENAGVRVFIKSGGCSGYQYGMAIDDRELDGDTIVHDRGVKLLVDHMSLSLLRGSEVDFVENMMGGGFTVNNPNATSSCGCGHSFRTDGAQSPDGEGSGGCASH, encoded by the coding sequence ATGACCGCGACTTCTTTTCCCGAATCCCACGGCAACGTTCCCGAAAAGCCTGTGACCATCAGTGAATTTGGCGCGCAGAAGGCCCTCGGCATCCTCAGCCAGAGCGGCAAGGAGAATGCGGGCGTGCGCGTGTTCATCAAGAGCGGCGGCTGCAGCGGCTACCAGTACGGCATGGCGATTGATGACCGCGAACTCGACGGCGACACCATCGTTCACGACCGCGGCGTCAAGCTGCTCGTGGACCACATGAGCCTGTCTCTGCTGCGCGGCAGCGAGGTCGATTTCGTCGAGAACATGATGGGCGGCGGCTTTACCGTCAACAATCCCAACGCCACCAGTTCCTGCGGCTGCGGCCACTCCTTCCGCACCGACGGCGCCCAGTCGCCCGACGGCGAGGGCAGCGGCGGCTGCGCCAGCCACTAA
- a CDS encoding PrsW family intramembrane metalloprotease, producing MTTGLLLSLLVSVGITFVWLWFFVRRDRHPEPLWLLARTFGWGMFAWLVAAAFEASLGRLLDSSLPLILLLVALLTAVIEEGFKFVAATTAITELSFDEPMDGLVYAVTAALGFALMENVTYTLGFGSGAAAWHALVTTLAHALFSAPQGYALGGLHWQRGRSWVVRGVALSMTLHFVFNGILSGPPGWWPLLALSGVVTLMIWLASRYYLSFEAHAREHGPSQYFLDTQARPGAQGHKSE from the coding sequence ATGACCACGGGTCTGCTGCTGTCCCTCCTGGTGTCGGTGGGCATCACCTTCGTGTGGCTGTGGTTCTTCGTGCGGCGCGACCGACATCCGGAACCGCTGTGGCTGCTGGCCCGCACCTTTGGCTGGGGCATGTTCGCGTGGCTGGTGGCGGCGGCCTTCGAGGCGAGCCTGGGGCGGTTGCTGGATTCGTCGTTGCCGCTGATTCTGCTGCTTGTCGCGCTGCTGACCGCCGTGATTGAGGAGGGGTTCAAGTTCGTGGCGGCGACCACCGCCATCACCGAACTGTCCTTCGACGAGCCGATGGACGGTCTGGTCTATGCCGTGACGGCCGCGCTGGGCTTTGCCCTGATGGAGAACGTGACCTACACCCTGGGCTTTGGCAGCGGGGCCGCCGCCTGGCACGCGCTGGTCACCACCCTGGCGCACGCCCTGTTCAGCGCTCCCCAGGGCTACGCGCTGGGCGGCCTGCACTGGCAACGGGGGCGCAGCTGGGTGGTGCGCGGGGTGGCGCTGAGCATGACCCTGCACTTCGTCTTCAACGGCATCCTGTCGGGACCGCCGGGCTGGTGGCCGCTGCTCGCCCTGAGCGGCGTGGTCACGCTGATGATCTGGCTCGCCAGCCGCTACTACCTCAGCTTCGAGGCCCACGCGCGCGAGCACGGTCCGTCACAGTACTTCCTGGACACTCAGGCGCGGCCCGGCGCGCAGGGGCATAAGTCGGAATAA
- the moaD gene encoding molybdopterin converting factor subunit 1 has product MRLNVVFFAHLRREIGVEQLQMDVPDGADVRTVAQLVEAQHGLSLKGCMVAVNEGYASPEQSLKPGDEVAFLPPVAGGEEDGPTSVCELTERPLQLQEADAFLVRAEYGAQAYFVGTVRSPNAGKTVEYIDYEGFAPMARKVMQGAADTARERYGDLRVFIQHRVGRLRPGEASILIGVASPHRRAALEACDFLIEHLKVHVPVWKHEADEDGQHWVSGHTGHPTL; this is encoded by the coding sequence ATGCGGTTAAATGTGGTGTTTTTTGCCCATCTGCGGCGGGAAATCGGAGTGGAACAGCTGCAGATGGACGTGCCCGACGGGGCGGATGTCCGGACCGTGGCGCAGCTGGTGGAAGCGCAGCATGGCCTGAGCCTGAAGGGCTGCATGGTGGCCGTCAATGAGGGTTACGCCTCTCCGGAGCAGTCCCTGAAGCCCGGAGACGAGGTGGCCTTCTTGCCCCCGGTGGCCGGCGGTGAGGAGGACGGGCCCACCAGCGTGTGCGAACTTACCGAGCGTCCGCTGCAATTACAGGAGGCCGACGCTTTTCTGGTCCGGGCCGAATATGGCGCCCAGGCCTACTTTGTCGGCACCGTCCGCAGTCCCAACGCCGGGAAAACCGTGGAATACATAGACTACGAGGGTTTTGCGCCCATGGCGCGCAAGGTGATGCAGGGTGCGGCGGACACGGCGCGCGAGCGATACGGTGACCTGCGGGTGTTCATCCAGCACCGCGTCGGCCGGCTGCGGCCAGGAGAGGCGAGCATCCTGATCGGGGTCGCCAGCCCACACCGCCGAGCCGCCCTGGAAGCCTGCGACTTCCTGATCGAGCACCTCAAGGTCCACGTGCCGGTGTGGAAGCATGAGGCCGATGAGGACGGCCAGCACTGGGTGAGCGGGCACACCGGACACCCCACGTTGTAA
- a CDS encoding phosphodiester glycosidase family protein gives MSPHLWLRSGTAAVLTLLFCSACSSALKVEKVVSDGMLYTVAEVNPATDRLQLHWLNPTTEQPYRTFAQVGERLSKEGQRLLFATNSGIYAPGLRPLGLHVEDGRTLVNVNNARSGGNFALLPNGVFWIKGTQAGVTETQRYQRLNLQPTYASQSGPLLVANGRLHPAFNKGSTSFKLRSGVGVCEDGRVRFAVSAGPVNFYSFAVFFRDRLKCPDALYLDGSISAYATPETSTQLADFAGIWTVSR, from the coding sequence ATGTCTCCACACCTCTGGCTCCGGTCCGGCACCGCCGCCGTGTTGACCCTGTTGTTTTGCAGCGCATGCTCCAGCGCATTGAAGGTGGAGAAGGTGGTCTCGGACGGCATGCTGTACACCGTGGCCGAGGTCAATCCAGCCACCGACCGGTTGCAGCTGCACTGGTTGAACCCCACCACGGAGCAGCCCTACCGGACCTTCGCTCAGGTCGGGGAGCGGCTGTCGAAAGAAGGTCAGCGGTTGCTGTTCGCCACGAACAGTGGCATCTATGCGCCGGGCCTGCGCCCCCTGGGGCTGCATGTCGAGGATGGCCGCACGCTGGTGAATGTGAACAATGCGCGCTCGGGAGGTAATTTTGCGCTGCTGCCCAACGGCGTGTTCTGGATCAAGGGCACCCAGGCGGGCGTGACCGAGACCCAGCGCTACCAGCGCCTGAACCTGCAGCCCACCTACGCAAGTCAGTCCGGCCCGCTGCTCGTGGCGAACGGACGCCTGCACCCCGCCTTCAACAAGGGCAGCACCTCCTTCAAGCTCCGCAGTGGCGTGGGCGTGTGCGAGGACGGTCGGGTGCGCTTTGCCGTCAGCGCTGGGCCCGTGAACTTCTACTCTTTCGCCGTGTTCTTCCGCGACCGCCTGAAGTGCCCGGACGCCCTGTATCTGGACGGCAGCATCAGCGCCTACGCCACCCCTGAGACCAGCACCCAGCTCGCCGACTTCGCTGGCATCTGGACGGTCAGCCGCTGA
- a CDS encoding cytochrome b, whose translation MNQWLDERLHISRLNDKFLRKAFPVHHSFFLGEITLFSLIILIITGIVLALSYEPSNSLVVNSFDPGTADKPNLIPAAYHSALKINAMPFGDMLRRVHHWTANIMVAAAVIHMMRIYFTGAFKKPREINWWIGMLLLIFTALTAVTGYILPYDNYAYNTVKVVYGIAASIPWIGSWLAQAAFAGNFPGDGIIPRIYGYHIMLLPGILLALTAAHMLIMIKQKHTQPQYAKRIAYKKIVGVPLLTQQTPIMLMLTLLFAGIILLFSAFIPVHPVEFFGPPSTTPIENIKPDWYLLWVFGALAIIPSFEFHILGGIIGSEFVGAILLPTVVLLAMFAVPMLDRSKDNVYYAENPTNHPVRLAIGTSFMALLIIMSVAGYKPDLISADVLTTANANTVLWILMFVVPAVTYFATIGIVRGIRALREADERESLAHHAAADD comes from the coding sequence ATGAACCAGTGGCTTGACGAGCGTCTGCACATCTCGCGCCTGAACGACAAGTTCCTGCGCAAGGCCTTCCCCGTTCACCACAGCTTCTTCCTGGGTGAAATCACGCTGTTCAGCCTGATCATCCTGATCATCACCGGGATCGTGCTCGCCCTGTCCTACGAGCCGAGCAACAGCTTGGTCGTCAACTCCTTCGACCCGGGCACCGCGGACAAGCCCAACCTGATTCCGGCGGCCTACCACTCGGCCCTCAAGATCAACGCCATGCCGTTCGGGGACATGCTGCGCCGCGTTCACCACTGGACCGCCAACATCATGGTCGCCGCCGCCGTCATCCACATGATGCGCATCTACTTCACCGGGGCCTTCAAGAAGCCGCGTGAAATCAACTGGTGGATTGGCATGCTGCTGCTGATCTTCACCGCGCTGACCGCCGTGACCGGCTACATCCTGCCCTACGACAACTACGCCTACAACACCGTCAAGGTCGTGTACGGCATCGCCGCTTCGATTCCCTGGATCGGCAGCTGGCTGGCGCAGGCCGCGTTTGCCGGCAACTTCCCGGGCGACGGCATCATTCCGCGTATCTACGGCTATCACATCATGCTGTTGCCGGGCATCCTGCTCGCGCTGACCGCCGCGCACATGCTGATTATGATCAAGCAGAAGCACACCCAGCCGCAGTACGCCAAGCGCATCGCCTACAAGAAAATTGTCGGTGTGCCGCTGCTGACCCAGCAGACCCCCATCATGCTGATGCTCACGCTGCTGTTTGCCGGAATCATCCTGCTGTTCAGCGCCTTTATCCCGGTACACCCGGTCGAGTTCTTCGGGCCCCCGAGCACCACGCCCATCGAGAACATCAAACCCGACTGGTACCTGCTGTGGGTCTTCGGTGCCCTGGCGATCATCCCGAGCTTCGAGTTCCACATCCTCGGGGGCATCATCGGCTCCGAGTTTGTCGGCGCAATCCTGCTGCCCACCGTGGTGCTGCTGGCCATGTTCGCTGTGCCCATGCTCGACCGCAGCAAGGACAACGTGTACTACGCCGAGAACCCCACCAACCACCCGGTGCGGCTGGCCATCGGCACCTCGTTCATGGCGCTGCTGATCATCATGTCGGTGGCGGGCTACAAGCCAGACCTGATCAGCGCCGACGTCCTGACCACCGCCAACGCGAACACCGTGCTGTGGATCCTGATGTTCGTGGTGCCTGCCGTGACGTACTTCGCCACCATCGGTATCGTGCGCGGCATTCGTGCGCTGCGTGAAGCGGACGAGCGCGAGTCGCTGGCCCACCACGCCGCCGCTGACGACTGA